From Saccopteryx leptura isolate mSacLep1 chromosome 3, mSacLep1_pri_phased_curated, whole genome shotgun sequence, one genomic window encodes:
- the TRIM63 gene encoding E3 ubiquitin-protein ligase TRIM63 isoform X1: MDYKSSLIQDGNPLENLEKQLICPICLEMFTKPVVILPCQHNLCRKCANDIFQAANPYWTNRGGSMSMSGGRFRCPSCRHEVIMDRHGVYGLQRNLLVENIIDIYKQECSSRPLQKGSHPMCKEHEDEKINIYCLTCEMPTCSMCKVFGAHQACEVAPLQSVFQGQKTEMSNCISMLVAGNDRMQTIITQLEDSSRVTKENSHQVKEELSQKFDVLYAILDEKKSELLQRITREQEEKLSFIEALIQQYREQLEKSTKLVETAIQSLDEPGGAIFLLSAKQLIKSIVEASKGCQLGKTEHGFENMDYFTLDLEHIADTLRAIDFGTDEEEEEFIEEEDKEEEESTEGKEEGKKSIYVRSFIHSFIHSTT; the protein is encoded by the exons ATGGATTATAAATCAAGCCTGATCCAGGACGGGAACCCACTGGAAAACCTGGAGAAGCAGCTCATTTGTCCCATCTGCCTGGAGATGTTTACCAAGCCGGTGGTCATCTTGCCGTGTCAGCACAACCTCTGCCGGAAGTGTGCCAATGACATCTTCCAG GCCGCCAATCCCTACTGGACCAACCGGGGTGGTTCGATGTCCATGTCGGGAGGCCGTTTCCGCTGCCCCTCCTGCCGCCATGAGGTGATCATGGATCGCCACGGAGTGTACGGCCTACAGCGGAACCTGCTGGTGGAGAACATCATTGACATCTACAAGCAGGAGTGTTCAAG TAGGCCCCTACAGAAGGGCAGCCACCCCATGTGCAAGGAGCATGAAGATGAGAAAATCAACATCTACTGCCTCACGTGTGAGATGCCCACGTGCTCCATGTGCAAGGTGTTTGGGGCCCACCAGGCCTGTGAGGTGGCGCCGCTGCAGAGTGTCTTCCAGGGACAAAAG aCTGAAATGAGCAACTGTATCTCCATGTTGGTAGCGGGGAACGACCGCATGCAGACCATCATCACTCAGCTGGAGGACTCCAGTCGAGTGACCAAG GAGAACAGTCACCAGGTGAAGGAAGAGCTGAGCCAGAAGTTTGACGTGCTGTACGCCATCCTGGACGAGAAGAAGAGCGAGTTGCTGCAGCGGATCACGCGGGAGCAGGAGGAGAAGCTCAGCTTCATTGAGGCCCTCATCCAGCAGTACCGGGAGCAGCTGGAAAAGTCCACTAAGCTGGTGGAGACAGCCATCCAGTCTCTGGATGAGCCTGGGGGAGCCATCTTCCTTCTG aGTGCCAAGCAACTCATCAAAAG CATTGTGGAAGCTTCCAAGGGTTGCCAGCTGGGGAAGACAGAGCATGGCTTTGAAAATATGGACTACTTTACTTTGGATTTAGAGCACATAGCAGATACCCTGAGGGCCATCGACTTTGGGACAG atgaggaagaggaagagttcATTGAAGAAGAAGATAAGGAAGAGGAAGAGTCCACAGAAGGCAAGGAGGAAGGTAAGAAATCCATCTAtgttcgttcgttcattcattcattcattcattcaacaacgtGA
- the TRIM63 gene encoding E3 ubiquitin-protein ligase TRIM63 isoform X3, with protein MDYKSSLIQDGNPLENLEKQLICPICLEMFTKPVVILPCQHNLCRKCANDIFQAANPYWTNRGGSMSMSGGRFRCPSCRHEVIMDRHGVYGLQRNLLVENIIDIYKQECSRPLQKGSHPMCKEHEDEKINIYCLTCEMPTCSMCKVFGAHQACEVAPLQSVFQGQKTEMSNCISMLVAGNDRMQTIITQLEDSSRVTKENSHQVKEELSQKFDVLYAILDEKKSELLQRITREQEEKLSFIEALIQQYREQLEKSTKLVETAIQSLDEPGGAIFLLSAKQLIKSIVEASKGCQLGKTEHGFENMDYFTLDLEHIADTLRAIDFGTDEEEEEFIEEEDKEEEESTEGKEEGHQ; from the exons ATGGATTATAAATCAAGCCTGATCCAGGACGGGAACCCACTGGAAAACCTGGAGAAGCAGCTCATTTGTCCCATCTGCCTGGAGATGTTTACCAAGCCGGTGGTCATCTTGCCGTGTCAGCACAACCTCTGCCGGAAGTGTGCCAATGACATCTTCCAG GCCGCCAATCCCTACTGGACCAACCGGGGTGGTTCGATGTCCATGTCGGGAGGCCGTTTCCGCTGCCCCTCCTGCCGCCATGAGGTGATCATGGATCGCCACGGAGTGTACGGCCTACAGCGGAACCTGCTGGTGGAGAACATCATTGACATCTACAAGCAGGAGTGTTCAAG GCCCCTACAGAAGGGCAGCCACCCCATGTGCAAGGAGCATGAAGATGAGAAAATCAACATCTACTGCCTCACGTGTGAGATGCCCACGTGCTCCATGTGCAAGGTGTTTGGGGCCCACCAGGCCTGTGAGGTGGCGCCGCTGCAGAGTGTCTTCCAGGGACAAAAG aCTGAAATGAGCAACTGTATCTCCATGTTGGTAGCGGGGAACGACCGCATGCAGACCATCATCACTCAGCTGGAGGACTCCAGTCGAGTGACCAAG GAGAACAGTCACCAGGTGAAGGAAGAGCTGAGCCAGAAGTTTGACGTGCTGTACGCCATCCTGGACGAGAAGAAGAGCGAGTTGCTGCAGCGGATCACGCGGGAGCAGGAGGAGAAGCTCAGCTTCATTGAGGCCCTCATCCAGCAGTACCGGGAGCAGCTGGAAAAGTCCACTAAGCTGGTGGAGACAGCCATCCAGTCTCTGGATGAGCCTGGGGGAGCCATCTTCCTTCTG aGTGCCAAGCAACTCATCAAAAG CATTGTGGAAGCTTCCAAGGGTTGCCAGCTGGGGAAGACAGAGCATGGCTTTGAAAATATGGACTACTTTACTTTGGATTTAGAGCACATAGCAGATACCCTGAGGGCCATCGACTTTGGGACAG atgaggaagaggaagagttcATTGAAGAAGAAGATAAGGAAGAGGAAGAGTCCACAGAAGGCAAGGAGGAAG
- the TRIM63 gene encoding E3 ubiquitin-protein ligase TRIM63 isoform X2: MDYKSSLIQDGNPLENLEKQLICPICLEMFTKPVVILPCQHNLCRKCANDIFQAANPYWTNRGGSMSMSGGRFRCPSCRHEVIMDRHGVYGLQRNLLVENIIDIYKQECSSRPLQKGSHPMCKEHEDEKINIYCLTCEMPTCSMCKVFGAHQACEVAPLQSVFQGQKTEMSNCISMLVAGNDRMQTIITQLEDSSRVTKENSHQVKEELSQKFDVLYAILDEKKSELLQRITREQEEKLSFIEALIQQYREQLEKSTKLVETAIQSLDEPGGAIFLLSAKQLIKSIVEASKGCQLGKTEHGFENMDYFTLDLEHIADTLRAIDFGTDEEEEEFIEEEDKEEEESTEGKEEGHQ; the protein is encoded by the exons ATGGATTATAAATCAAGCCTGATCCAGGACGGGAACCCACTGGAAAACCTGGAGAAGCAGCTCATTTGTCCCATCTGCCTGGAGATGTTTACCAAGCCGGTGGTCATCTTGCCGTGTCAGCACAACCTCTGCCGGAAGTGTGCCAATGACATCTTCCAG GCCGCCAATCCCTACTGGACCAACCGGGGTGGTTCGATGTCCATGTCGGGAGGCCGTTTCCGCTGCCCCTCCTGCCGCCATGAGGTGATCATGGATCGCCACGGAGTGTACGGCCTACAGCGGAACCTGCTGGTGGAGAACATCATTGACATCTACAAGCAGGAGTGTTCAAG TAGGCCCCTACAGAAGGGCAGCCACCCCATGTGCAAGGAGCATGAAGATGAGAAAATCAACATCTACTGCCTCACGTGTGAGATGCCCACGTGCTCCATGTGCAAGGTGTTTGGGGCCCACCAGGCCTGTGAGGTGGCGCCGCTGCAGAGTGTCTTCCAGGGACAAAAG aCTGAAATGAGCAACTGTATCTCCATGTTGGTAGCGGGGAACGACCGCATGCAGACCATCATCACTCAGCTGGAGGACTCCAGTCGAGTGACCAAG GAGAACAGTCACCAGGTGAAGGAAGAGCTGAGCCAGAAGTTTGACGTGCTGTACGCCATCCTGGACGAGAAGAAGAGCGAGTTGCTGCAGCGGATCACGCGGGAGCAGGAGGAGAAGCTCAGCTTCATTGAGGCCCTCATCCAGCAGTACCGGGAGCAGCTGGAAAAGTCCACTAAGCTGGTGGAGACAGCCATCCAGTCTCTGGATGAGCCTGGGGGAGCCATCTTCCTTCTG aGTGCCAAGCAACTCATCAAAAG CATTGTGGAAGCTTCCAAGGGTTGCCAGCTGGGGAAGACAGAGCATGGCTTTGAAAATATGGACTACTTTACTTTGGATTTAGAGCACATAGCAGATACCCTGAGGGCCATCGACTTTGGGACAG atgaggaagaggaagagttcATTGAAGAAGAAGATAAGGAAGAGGAAGAGTCCACAGAAGGCAAGGAGGAAG